TCCAGGCGTGGCAGCGCTTGATCCAAGACGTCCAAATAGCCTACAAAGCATCATTGCGTGAGGTAGAAAGATACCTCCGTCGGAAATCTTCTGTCCTCGCCGAGCCCCTCGATGTCAGCGCCAAGGATCTCGCAAAGGAGGACGACCACCGGCCCGAAAAAGCACCCATCTCTCTACACACCGGAGTCGTCGTGAAGATCCGCCACGTCAACCTGGGAGCATTCCCCAGCTCATTCTTCGACAACCAAATCTTCAAGGTAGAAGCCCACGACGCCGAAGCCTGCTTCGGCGTTTCTCTCGAATCCAACAAAATCCACAGCGCCCTAGGCCTAACACTGGGCCAGCTTCGCGTAGCACTATCAGGCATAACACGACCCACATCCGCGCAACTTGACGAGCTCTCCGTTGACGAGATCTCTGAGCTAGCCGCCGCATCCCGCGGCGGAACAATTCTCAAAGTGCCACGACTAGTCGCGAGCATGGAAACCTGGCAGGCTCCAGGAACCCACCAGATCGACTACATTTTCCGCAGCACGTTCGAGGGCAAAGTTGATGTCGGATGGAACTACTCGCGCATCAGCTTCATCCGTGATATGTGGGAGGCGCACTCGCGGGCGCTCGCGTCGAGACTTGGTAAGCCTTTGCCGCCGTCTGCGGTGCGCATTACTGGTGGACCGGGTAGTGGTGGTGAAGGGAGTGGTGCGAGCTCTGAGAAGCAGGAGAAGATTACTGCGGTTGTCAATATGCCCAAGTCTAGGTATACCTATACTGCGCTAGAGCCGCCGATTATTGAGACGCCACAACTGCGGGATATGGGAGAGGCTACGCCACCGTTGGAGTGGATTGGGTTGCAGCGTGATAAGCTGCCTAATGTGACGCACCAGATTATCATTGTTACGCTGTTGGGGATCGCCAAGGAGGTGGAGGATGCCTATGGCAAGATTCTGGGGTCGTGATCGTTTCTCCCCTTTCGAGATGTCACCTCTTGAGTGCCCTAATTCAGTTGGACACATTTCTGGTCCATcacagttttttttttttgaatttcctGATACCACTGTTGTTTTTAGTACATTGTTATAGCATATTCTTAATTATACATGTAATTTTCCTTCAAATGAAAATAACGGTGAACCTTGGATACACGAATAAAGCAGTAGGGTTATCGACTATACGATTTGACCAAGAAGAGATGAACTAGAGAGTGCAATTTGTTCCTGAAACGCAAACATACCGAACCTTTAACAAAACCGCCAACTATGTCAATGCATCCTCTTTTTAATTAAAGAGATTCGTCAAAATCGTAGGCCAGGAACCAGTTTACAGGCCAAATTGAGAGCGCAGAGATTCTGCGAAGCGCGAGATAGCTTCATCAATCTTCTCCGACGAGGCAGCCGCGAAGGTTGCACGGAAGAACATCTTCTCCTCGGCCAGGTCATGGTCGGGCTTGAACCAGCTGCCACGAGAGAGGAGGACACCTCCGTTCACTGCGGACAGGaagatctcttcttcaatgGCGGCGTGAGTCTTGCCCGCGGCAACGCCGGGGTGCTTACGCCAGTCGATTTCCATCCAGTGCTAgtgtcaaaaaaaaaaataagcaTCCGTCACAGAATGAGAAGTGAACGGAGGAGGCGAGGATAAGAAGAACGATAAAACTTACGAACATGCCAGCCGCGGGGGCTTCCCAGTGGGCGATTTCGCGGGGCAGGTGCTTCTCACAGGCATGAACGAGCGAGTCACGACGAGCAGTGTAAGACATACGCAGGTTGATCAGCCAATCAAAGTACCCGGCGTGGCCCCAGTGCTCATCGAGAAGTTTGAAGAGTGCGAGCTGGGAAATACCGCTAGGGTTCTGCGAGGAGACATCGAAGTTACGGGTGAAGCGCTCGATGATCTGCTCGGAGGCGACGATCCAGCCCACCCGGGAACCGGGCGAGACAACCTTGGAGAAGGACTCGAGACGAACGACACGGCCATCAGTGTCCATGCTCAGGAACGAGGGGACAAGGGACTTGAGGAACTCTTCGTGGGTGGAGGGGGGAGGCACTGGGGAGGCGTCGCCGCTGGTATAGGGCTGCATTTGCAGGAAATAGTAGGGTTCGTCCTCGACAATGATGAGATCGTGTTTCTGGGCGACCGCGTACACGGCGTGGCGGCGTTCCGCAGACTGGGTAGCACCAGTCGGGTTCTGACCTGTTGGGATGGTGTATAGCACGTAAGGCTTGCGCGCACCCCGAGCGACGACATCCCAGCTACTGAGAATTTCGTCCATTTTCTCCGGGATCAGACCTTGTCCGTCCATTGGGATGCCGACGGCCTTTAC
The nucleotide sequence above comes from Penicillium digitatum chromosome 1, complete sequence. Encoded proteins:
- a CDS encoding Aromatic aminotransferase Aro8, putative, whose product is MGSSAPLGVNLVGVTDTSAVSILEPLTVNGVSALRQKTAKVPTGVAAASNSDMFKSPICYTKPKAKQFEHRFSLESKSRKASTLKSAARYLKTPGLISLGGGLPSAEYFPIEHLDIKVPTAPGFSPEATRESGTVLRAGKHDIQEGTSTYDLEIALNYGQSTGAAPLLRFVTEHTEIIHRPPYSDWGCTLTAGSTYAWDSALRLFCERGDYILMEEYTFASAAEAAFPLGVKAVGIPMDGQGLIPEKMDEILSSWDVVARGARKPYVLYTIPTGQNPTGATQSAERRHAVYAVAQKHDLIIVEDEPYYFLQMQPYTSGDASPVPPPSTHEEFLKSLVPSFLSMDTDGRVVRLESFSKVVSPGSRVGWIVASEQIIERFTRNFDVSSQNPSGISQLALFKLLDEHWGHAGYFDWLINLRMSYTARRDSLVHACEKHLPREIAHWEAPAAGMFHWMEIDWRKHPGVAAGKTHAAIEEEIFLSAVNGGVLLSRGSWFKPDHDLAEEKMFFRATFAAASSEKIDEAISRFAESLRSQFGL